The Tetrapisispora phaffii CBS 4417 chromosome 5, complete genome genome segment taaataaaaattcatataAGCAAATAGTTTACATAACTATTAATAACACGAATTAAACGTaagttaataaataaaaaaccTAAACCACTTCAATCCATGAATATTTAGACGTTGTTatgatataaaaatgaGAATAATAACTTCATATATGCTTCCTTATCTAATCAATGTGAGCCAATTTTGAATGACTGAAACTAAAAACCCTAACATCCGTACATTCCAGAAATAAAGTTAAcagtttttatttttcatttttccttactttttttttatttttttaattgtttgaAATTTTCTTGAACAGCGCAGCCCTGTAGAAGATAAAAGGAAAAACCGAACAAAAGATGAGATTTCTTTGACGGATAACATATGTGGTGGTACAGGATAGCGCTCTTTATGCTCTAATTTTATAGGCAGACATTTCATCATTACTGAATGAGTTCCTTCCAAATTAACATGGTTCTGCCCACGGACTGGAACATCTTTGTCTACGTGTCAGTATTCACGAGCCTACAGTTAGTGTATCACCTGAATTTATTCTGCTTAATGGCCATTTCATAGCACATTGTTCATCGCAATTGTTTAACCCaaatctttcaatttaGTGGGCAACAGCATTGAAACGTTTTCTTTTCACTTGCTGAAAGTATTTTATTACTATTGTACTCTTCTATTCTGTTGAATAATCTTAGCGCACAGCTTTTAGTATGGAAACAGCATTAGTACCAGTCGTTCTTCTCATCTTGCAATTCCatttatgaaatattatcgatattataaaacaattactatatatatagctatattaaattattcacTATAGTTGAACTACATTGGTTAGCAACACAGAATCACCAACGAAAATAAAGGTATGTGAATAGTACATTATATGCAAACAGTTGAATTGGagttttaataatagataTAAGAATTTTGCTGAATAcatgaaaaatatcatatatgATTTTGAAGTGGAGATCAATGGAACATTATGGTAGCTTAGAGCTACATcgataatattgaattaaatgatgatgatcTTTGATCAAGATGTGAATTACAAATGGATGCTTTATGACGTTACAAATAAAGAACCCTAGTTCGTTTGATTAtgaatatttgatgatTAAGAATTGTTATTAATGAGATATATAAACTTATTACTGTAACGATTTGAATCATATTAAAGCTGTcataaaacattttttataCGATTTGAAGAACTTTTATTTTCCATTCCGTTtagatattttgaaaatttttagcTTTTGAGATATACTTATATTCAACTTATTAAACacaaatttcaatttaagTATAAGAGAGAATCATTTTACTAacattaatttatattatattaatctGTATCAATTCGTcaattttgtattttttaaaattgaaaagattaGTATAACCAAACATTTTTTTACAGATGGCTTCTTCTCTACCACACCCAAAGATTGTTAAGAAACATACTAAGAAGTTCAAGCGTCACCACTCTGACAGATATCACAGAGTCGGTGAAAGCTGGAGAAAGCAAAAGGTATTGACTCTGTTGTTAGAAGAAGATTCAGAGGGTAACATCTCTGAACCAAAGATCGGTTACGGTTCTAACAACAAGACCAAATTCTTAACCCCATCTGGTCACAAGACTTTATTAATTGCTAACGTTAAAGatttagaattattaacCATGCACACCAAGTCCTACGCTGCTGAAATTGCTCACAACGTTTCTTCCAAGAATAGAGTCACCATCTTATCTAGAGCTAAGGCTTTAGGTGTTAAGATCACCAACCCAAAGGGTAGATTAGCTTTGGAAGCTTagattaaaaataattaatcGTTTTACGGTCTGTATAATTTTCTATCTttcataaataaaatactaataaaattatattttatattaaacGTGATACTATGTAACAAAGACTCTTATAGATGGCAGCCAATAATGAATCCTGTAAGGTTAATTATTGTTGTCGACTTTGACGTCAAACAAAATGATACTTGTGATATGTTTAAGTTTATAATGTAAATCAATGACATTTATAGTATATTgttatgaaaataatagtatATAGACAGTATATAAGAGTTGTACACTGGCTATAGAATTACTTAAATGTTGAGGTCTCTATTGTGattataaaatagaaaGAAATGAATAAAGCGCAAACAATATGGATAAtctaattcaaatatatcatcGCAACATGTATAATGTGGTTGGATTGAATTATGATAATATCAAAAGTGCATGTgtattattgatttcattCTATTGTAAACCgaattgatattttttttttcattttttatgttttatttgttgatattgtcttattatttaattacgattaaatgaatatttcgCCTGATTTAATATGAAGATAGGTTTTGTACTAcaatcattatttattgcAATTTTGGTAAGAACATTATATTACATTTATTTCAGAGAATGGAAACACATTCCTTATAAttcttaataataaaaccaCCCCAATAGCAAAGCGATCAAAGCAATTATGATTAATGTGTTGgtatttaataaatcttcaCTTTCAGAAAAAGCAGTTGCTTTCTTTTCAGAAGTTTCAACCTTAACCATTGGAGATTCTTCAGCTTTAGCCTCtcttattatttctttttcaattggttTAGTTTGCACTggttctttcttttctgcCACTATTTCCTTTGGTTCGCTCACTATTTGTTCTTGATTTACTTCGTCTTCTTGTacttgttgttgttgttcttgttcttgCTGTTGGGTTGGTTGTTCTGAAGAAATTACATATTTAACTTTCATCTTCTTGGAGACAGCTTGTTGCTTGAATTCAGCTTCTAACGATGGCCAAACATCAGCGACAGGTTTACCATCTAAATCGTATGGAGCTGGTAGTGTTATAACTAAGAATTTATCACGGCATTTGAAGTCAGCTGCAGGTTCTTCTGATAAAcctaataaaataatttgaacTTGAACGGTTTCGCCTGGAGCCACGACGGCAGCATTTGGTCTAACACAATAAAACTTTGGAGCAGTAGTCTTCACTTTGAAAGCAATTGTTTCATTAGAATTGTTCGTGATGGAAGCGTATTCTGTGGATTGCACAGTGAATGGTGATTTGAATTCCAAAACATCAGGCTGGATAGTTACCGCAGACATTATTAATTGCTTTATATGTGTTGTTAAAATTTCTCTGTAAGTCTTGTGCGATTGTCAAAAAATAGATCACCACAACTATAATTAACAGAGCTAACAACAATTACTAAAAAAATTGactgaatatatatatgtgtgtgtagGAGTATGAGTGTACAAACTATTATAAGAAACTTAATAACAGATCATCCTTCTAGCAATAATATACCgtatattatattgtattCTATTGTATTATCATgttattgtattattatgtaTTGTAATTTCACGGTCTTCGTTCCTAACCATTTCGTAAACCAATATTCAGTTTTTGTATGAGCGAGCTGTTCACCATAGTTAAGGAAATACTCGTACGACGTGATGCACATACATTTCTTCTCGGCGCTTGTTCTTGTTATGGACTTTCCTAATCCGGTAGGTGGTATACGAGGTTTCACAGAAACACCCGCAGCGGCCGGGGGCAAAGAACAGAATTGGCCGCTGTTGAGCCCGGGTAACGAGTTGGTAGATATTTATTCTGATCATGTGATCtgttcaaatatatatatatttttggcGTCGTCAGCGATGACAATTTGTTAAGGTATTTGCTGACCAACCTATCGTAATACTATCAGTGGACATATGTTTATAGTCAATGGTCAAACAAACTGTTATAGCATCTGTGATGAGCATGCAATGTTATTCGCAACTCTGCTTTCTTTCAAGGAGACTCAACACAATtgtgttattattaaatttttacttcttttaatggctatgtatatatatgtaaaaaaatatatatgatatttaACTTATAAGTGAACTAAATATCtacaatatttgattttagCATATGCTGTTTAAACAACGACACCAGAGTTGGAGGCAACTCTTGGCCATAAATCAGCACATTCCTTACCGACTGGACCGGTGATGGCAGAACCTTTCATTTCACCCTTTGGGTTAGCAATGACACCGGCATTGTCTTCGAAGTATAAGTAGACACCATCCTTTCTTCTCCAAGCCTTGGATTGTCTGACGACAATAGCTGGCATGACCTTCTTTCTTAATTCTGGCTTACCTTTCTTAACAGTAGCCATAACCATATCACCTAAAGAGGCAGCTGGTAATCTGTTTAATCTAGAACCAGAACCTTTGACG includes the following:
- the RPL32 gene encoding 60S ribosomal protein eL32 (similar to Saccharomyces cerevisiae RPL32 (YBL092W); ancestral locus Anc_7.424), which encodes MASSLPHPKIVKKHTKKFKRHHSDRYHRVGESWRKQKVLTLLLEEDSEGNISEPKIGYGSNNKTKFLTPSGHKTLLIANVKDLELLTMHTKSYAAEIAHNVSSKNRVTILSRAKALGVKITNPKGRLALEA
- the TPHA0E00700 gene encoding uncharacterized protein (similar to Saccharomyces cerevisiae SCS22 (YBL091C-A) and SCS2 (YER120W); ancestral locus Anc_7.423), encoding MSAVTIQPDVLEFKSPFTVQSTEYASITNNSNETIAFKVKTTAPKFYCVRPNAAVVAPGETVQVQIILLGLSEEPAADFKCRDKFLVITLPAPYDLDGKPVADVWPSLEAEFKQQAVSKKMKVKYVISSEQPTQQQEQEQQQQVQEDEVNQEQIVSEPKEIVAEKKEPVQTKPIEKEIIREAKAEESPMVKVETSEKKATAFSESEDLLNTNTLIIIALIALLLGWFYY
- the RPL23A gene encoding 60S ribosomal protein uL14 (similar to Saccharomyces cerevisiae RPL23A (YBL087C) and RPL23B (YER117W); ancestral locus Anc_7.417), which produces MSGNGAQGTKFRISLGLPTGAIMNCADNSGARNLYIMAVKGSGSRLNRLPAASLGDMVMATVKKGKPELRKKVMPAIVVRQSKAWRRKDGVYLYFEDNAGVIANPKGEMKGSAITGPVGKECADLWPRVASNSGVVV